Proteins encoded in a region of the Acidobacteriota bacterium genome:
- a CDS encoding glycosyl hydrolase: protein MALLLVLALSPGEAFAKAKKSSKNAESAQPAVDESWFGSLEWREVGPYRGGRSAAVAGIPGDRDTYYFGATGGGVWKTTDGGAHWEPISDGYFGGSIGAVAVSEWDPNVIYVGGGEKTVRGNVSHGDGVWKSTDAGK from the coding sequence CTGGCGCTGCTCTTGGTGCTGGCGCTGAGCCCCGGCGAGGCCTTCGCCAAGGCCAAGAAGAGCTCCAAGAACGCCGAGAGCGCCCAGCCGGCGGTGGACGAGAGTTGGTTCGGGTCGCTGGAGTGGCGCGAGGTGGGGCCGTATCGGGGCGGGCGCTCGGCGGCGGTGGCGGGGATTCCGGGGGATCGGGACACCTACTACTTCGGCGCCACTGGCGGCGGCGTGTGGAAGACCACCGACGGCGGGGCGCATTGGGAACCCATCTCCGACGGCTACTTCGGCGGCTCCATCGGCGCCGTGGCGGTGTCCGAGTGGGATCCCAACGTGATCTACGTCGGCGGCGGCGAGAAGACGGTGCGGGGCAACGTCTCCCACGGCGACGGGGTGTGGAAGTCCACCGACGCCGGCAAG
- a CDS encoding TonB-dependent receptor produces MKLLKPNPHHSLQHPIQSPAHRWLVSLLLSLSLIGTELAAEPMAPSSVSSAHKETPSGESAPGESSPGEASGSADGSSSQGPSSQDPASQVVEDEITVSGGRPAGSQAPASSAATALQVGPAEVAPPTVAELVSRTPGVSQNGQGGLFQVFSIRGISRQRVQTRLDGARLTSERRAGVSASFVDAQLLDSIDILRGPSSSFYGSGALGGLVQLFPRRFQGTQVTTGYDSQGDERYAAVGWGNRETGWSLGLAHREADDDETADGERRFSAFSQTSAVLRKDWGNGERIHSLLVVPTFGEDIGKANTDFPERATTYPRERHLVVRYRQEVQDRWSLEAYVHPQDLQSRTVTLDQGQLSADNLVENESFDLGGRWQRPWHRGSLEGRYGVEYFGRRGVSATEREFSFAAPTPGLPTPVPVLETVSRTLDDGSVDEAAAHGSAAWSWGPAQLEAGARYTWIRQDNRGAEALEDTAWSGFLGAVIPLAPGFEAVANVGTGLRFPSLSERFFSGTTGRGTITANPDLKPERSLSFDAGLRHYGHNTFFAVYGFRTEIDDYIERVEIRPDELGFVNLLSGTIEGLEVEVIHTVSRHLRLQASAHTMRGRSGTGEALEDIPPDRIEAGALWDRGRWRLEGLWQHRFEKDDPGSGERARGAADVVSASLGYRLTDDLTLTLRGDNLLDEAYFATADRKDVPAPGRSVGLALGWRAR; encoded by the coding sequence ATGAAGCTCCTCAAGCCCAACCCTCATCACTCCCTTCAGCACCCGATTCAAAGCCCAGCTCACCGCTGGCTGGTCTCGCTGTTGCTGAGCCTCAGCCTCATCGGCACCGAGCTTGCCGCCGAGCCCATGGCTCCCAGCTCGGTGAGCAGCGCCCACAAGGAGACGCCATCGGGGGAGAGCGCCCCGGGGGAGAGCAGCCCCGGCGAAGCCAGTGGCAGTGCTGACGGCTCGTCCTCCCAAGGGCCGTCCTCTCAAGACCCGGCCTCGCAGGTCGTCGAGGACGAGATCACCGTCAGCGGTGGCCGGCCCGCCGGTAGTCAGGCTCCCGCTTCCTCCGCCGCCACCGCCCTCCAGGTCGGCCCGGCGGAGGTTGCCCCACCGACGGTGGCGGAGCTGGTTTCCCGCACCCCCGGCGTGTCCCAGAACGGCCAGGGGGGCCTGTTCCAGGTCTTCTCCATCCGCGGCATCTCCCGCCAGCGGGTGCAGACCCGCCTCGACGGCGCCCGCCTGACCAGCGAACGCCGCGCCGGCGTCTCCGCCTCCTTCGTCGACGCCCAGCTGCTGGATTCCATCGACATCCTGCGCGGACCGTCCTCCAGCTTCTACGGCTCCGGAGCCCTCGGCGGGCTGGTGCAACTCTTCCCCCGACGCTTCCAGGGCACCCAGGTGACCACCGGCTACGACTCCCAGGGCGACGAGCGCTACGCCGCCGTCGGCTGGGGCAACCGAGAGACCGGCTGGTCCTTGGGGCTGGCCCACCGGGAGGCCGACGACGACGAAACCGCCGACGGCGAGCGCCGCTTCTCCGCCTTCTCCCAGACCTCCGCGGTGCTGCGCAAGGATTGGGGCAACGGCGAGCGCATCCACTCCCTGCTGGTGGTGCCCACCTTCGGCGAGGACATCGGCAAGGCCAACACCGACTTCCCGGAGCGCGCCACCACCTATCCCCGGGAGCGTCACCTGGTGGTGCGCTATCGCCAGGAAGTGCAGGACCGCTGGAGCCTGGAAGCCTACGTCCACCCCCAGGATCTGCAATCCCGCACCGTGACGCTCGATCAAGGCCAGCTGTCGGCGGACAATCTGGTGGAGAACGAGAGCTTCGACCTCGGCGGACGCTGGCAGCGGCCTTGGCACAGGGGCTCCCTGGAAGGGCGCTACGGCGTCGAGTATTTCGGCCGCCGCGGAGTCAGCGCCACCGAGCGCGAATTCTCCTTCGCAGCACCGACCCCCGGTCTGCCCACGCCGGTTCCAGTACTAGAGACCGTCAGCCGCACCCTCGACGACGGCTCCGTGGACGAAGCTGCGGCCCACGGCTCCGCCGCCTGGAGCTGGGGTCCGGCGCAGCTCGAAGCCGGCGCCCGCTACACCTGGATCCGCCAGGACAACCGCGGCGCCGAGGCCCTGGAGGACACCGCCTGGAGCGGCTTCCTCGGCGCCGTGATCCCTCTGGCCCCGGGCTTCGAAGCGGTGGCCAACGTCGGCACCGGCCTACGCTTCCCGAGCCTCTCGGAACGCTTCTTCTCCGGCACCACCGGCCGCGGCACCATCACCGCCAACCCCGACCTGAAGCCGGAGCGCTCCCTGAGCTTCGACGCCGGCCTGCGCCACTACGGTCACAACACCTTCTTCGCCGTCTACGGCTTCCGCACCGAGATCGACGACTACATCGAGCGGGTGGAGATCCGTCCCGACGAGCTGGGCTTCGTCAACCTCCTCTCCGGCACCATCGAGGGCCTCGAGGTGGAAGTCATCCACACCGTCTCCCGCCACCTGCGCCTCCAGGCCAGCGCCCACACCATGCGCGGCCGCTCCGGCACCGGCGAGGCGCTGGAAGACATCCCTCCCGACCGCATCGAGGCCGGAGCCCTCTGGGACCGCGGTCGCTGGCGCTTGGAAGGGCTGTGGCAGCATCGCTTCGAAAAGGACGATCCGGGCAGCGGCGAGCGCGCCCGGGGCGCCGCCGACGTCGTCTCCGCCTCCCTCGGCTACCGTCTCACCGACGACCTCACCCTCACCCTCCGCGGCGACAACCTCCTCGACGAGGCCTACTTCGCCACCGCCGACCGCAAGGACGTCCCGGCACCGGGGCGGTCCGTTGGGTTGGCGTTGGGGTGGCGGGCGCGGTGA
- a CDS encoding Stf0 family sulfotransferase, with amino-acid sequence MASSSNPPPAPPRRRRSVADWIWFYGKRVRRLGEELGLGLRYSLQPGRRRRPPAAVRFVIYGVGRVGSELLVELLDNHPRLRCDAEILDLPLIRPLRYANLRSALAESPVYGFKLLTHHMLRCSRRRRGASGESFLHRLHRDGWRILHLRRRDRLRQAVSVMASQQRKHWHHRQGDGRRPQAVQIDVPALLQRLDFSARRQQEELAALGDLPRLELFYEDHLKTFELQQATARRVFQWLDLEPVPVSTSLVPSSPRRLEDFIANYDEVERALRGAGLDDLLPPAAAGNSPPSQPYSSP; translated from the coding sequence TTGGCTTCGAGCTCGAACCCGCCCCCGGCGCCTCCCCGGCGCCGCCGGTCGGTGGCGGACTGGATCTGGTTTTATGGCAAGCGGGTGCGCCGGTTGGGGGAGGAGCTGGGCCTGGGGCTTCGCTACTCCCTGCAGCCTGGCCGGCGCCGGAGACCGCCGGCGGCGGTGCGCTTCGTCATCTACGGCGTCGGCCGGGTGGGGAGCGAGCTGCTGGTGGAGCTTCTGGACAACCATCCGCGGCTGCGCTGCGATGCCGAGATCCTCGACCTGCCGCTGATTCGGCCGTTGCGCTACGCCAACCTTCGATCAGCCCTGGCGGAGTCGCCGGTTTACGGCTTCAAGCTGCTGACCCACCACATGCTCCGTTGCTCCCGTCGGCGACGAGGGGCGAGCGGGGAGAGCTTCCTGCACCGGCTGCACCGGGACGGCTGGCGGATTCTGCACCTGCGTCGCCGGGATCGCCTGCGCCAGGCGGTGTCGGTAATGGCCTCCCAGCAGCGCAAGCACTGGCATCATCGCCAGGGCGACGGCCGGCGGCCGCAGGCGGTGCAGATCGACGTTCCCGCATTGCTCCAGCGTCTCGACTTCAGCGCCCGCCGCCAGCAGGAGGAGCTTGCGGCGTTGGGAGATCTGCCGCGCCTCGAGCTCTTCTACGAGGATCACCTCAAGACCTTCGAGCTTCAGCAGGCCACGGCTCGCCGGGTCTTCCAGTGGCTCGATCTGGAACCGGTGCCGGTGAGCACCTCCTTGGTCCCCTCCAGCCCCCGGCGGCTAGAGGATTTCATCGCCAACTACGACGAGGTGGAGCGGGCGCTGCGGGGCGCCGGCCTGGACGATCTGCTGCCGCCGGCAGCGGCCGGGAACTCCCCTCCTTCCCAGCCGTACTCTTCCCCATGA
- a CDS encoding class I SAM-dependent methyltransferase: protein MSETKPQPPVKVSAQAAVQRRSNHTGLLGRLWRRLRGHPLVQRWTHPYWRRRPVPELPSRLVDTIGDPHRGEVTSDLRAFRHVDEARAVGWLQENGVERILDVGCGCGRTLRRLEEHGFTLAGITINPEEVERADHPEVHLMDIQADFESAPLRGQRFDAAIAFDSLEHLENPLAGLRNINRLLAPEGVLIAYIPPVRWVECEYHTIVYTPRQMRWLLNLTGFDLEDKTGFYNFGSQGVTYFARKKYDSRLVYPGVMH, encoded by the coding sequence ATGAGCGAGACCAAGCCCCAGCCCCCCGTCAAGGTTTCGGCTCAGGCTGCAGTCCAGCGCCGTTCCAACCATACCGGCCTTCTGGGGCGCCTGTGGCGGCGCCTGCGAGGTCATCCCCTGGTCCAGCGTTGGACTCATCCCTATTGGCGCCGCCGGCCGGTGCCGGAATTGCCCTCGCGGCTGGTCGACACCATCGGCGATCCCCACCGGGGAGAGGTGACCTCGGATCTGCGGGCCTTTCGCCACGTCGACGAGGCGCGGGCGGTGGGCTGGCTGCAAGAGAATGGCGTTGAGCGGATCCTCGACGTCGGCTGCGGCTGTGGCCGCACCCTCCGGCGTCTGGAGGAGCACGGTTTCACCCTGGCGGGGATCACCATCAACCCCGAGGAGGTGGAGCGGGCGGACCATCCGGAGGTCCATCTGATGGATATCCAGGCGGATTTCGAAAGCGCCCCGCTGCGGGGGCAGCGATTCGACGCCGCCATCGCCTTCGACTCCCTGGAGCATCTGGAGAACCCCCTGGCGGGGCTGCGCAACATCAATCGCCTGCTGGCCCCCGAGGGAGTGCTCATCGCCTACATTCCGCCGGTGCGCTGGGTCGAATGCGAGTACCACACCATCGTCTACACGCCACGCCAGATGCGCTGGCTGCTCAACCTCACCGGCTTCGACCTCGAGGACAAGACAGGCTTCTACAACTTCGGATCCCAGGGAGTCACGTATTTCGCGCGCAAGAAGTACGACTCCCGTCTCGTCTATCCCGGCGTCATGCACTGA